A portion of the Corynebacterium rouxii genome contains these proteins:
- a CDS encoding nucleoside hydrolase yields the protein MKKIILDLDTGIDDALALAYTLGSPELDLIGVTATYGNVLVEAGVRNDLALLELFGRSDVPVYAGEPHALAKESFEVLEISAFIHGKNGIGEAEVPEPTRKVQELSAVDFLIESVERYGEELMIVPTGAMTNIAAAMQKSEAFARNAQIVFMGGALTVPGNVSQWAEANINQDPEAADIMVRNAGDITMVGLDVTLQTLLTYAETATWRALGTPAGNFLADATDYYIKAYDTTAPHLGGCGLHDPLAVGVAIDPSLVTLLPINLKVDTEGPTRGRTIGDEVRLNDPQKNCKVAVGVDVDRFLKEFMERITRVAQGSNA from the coding sequence ATGAAAAAAATTATCCTTGATTTGGATACTGGAATTGATGACGCCCTAGCCTTGGCGTACACACTTGGCTCGCCTGAGCTCGATCTTATTGGCGTTACCGCAACTTACGGAAACGTTCTCGTAGAAGCAGGCGTGCGAAATGATTTAGCGCTTCTAGAATTATTCGGGCGTAGCGACGTACCTGTGTATGCCGGTGAACCGCATGCATTGGCTAAAGAAAGCTTCGAGGTACTCGAGATCTCTGCTTTCATCCATGGGAAAAATGGTATTGGCGAGGCAGAAGTCCCTGAGCCTACTAGGAAAGTACAAGAACTTAGCGCTGTCGATTTCTTGATCGAATCGGTAGAACGTTATGGGGAGGAACTCATGATTGTTCCTACCGGCGCTATGACTAATATCGCGGCTGCAATGCAAAAGAGTGAAGCATTTGCTCGAAATGCGCAGATCGTTTTTATGGGTGGCGCGCTTACCGTACCTGGCAATGTCAGTCAGTGGGCAGAGGCTAATATCAATCAGGACCCAGAAGCCGCGGATATCATGGTGCGCAATGCTGGGGATATTACAATGGTGGGGCTTGATGTGACTCTGCAAACGCTTCTCACGTATGCGGAAACGGCTACATGGCGAGCGCTTGGTACACCCGCTGGTAATTTCCTTGCCGATGCGACGGATTATTACATCAAGGCGTATGACACTACGGCTCCTCACCTTGGCGGCTGCGGCTTGCATGATCCGTTAGCTGTCGGTGTTGCGATCGATCCATCGCTGGTGACCTTGCTGCCTATTAACCTCAAAGTAGACACTGAGGGTCCGACACGTGGACGTACCATCGGTGATGAAGTCCGACTTAACGATCCGCAAAAGAACTGCAAAGTTGCTGTTGGGGTAGACGTTGATCGATTCCTCAAGGAATTTATGGAACGAATTACCCGGGTAGCTCAAGGTAGCAATGCATGA